One Pseudochaenichthys georgianus unplaced genomic scaffold, fPseGeo1.2 scaffold_1258_arrow_ctg1, whole genome shotgun sequence genomic window, CCTGTCTGTTCACCTGTCTGTGCACctgtctgttcacctggctgttcacCTGTCTGTTCACCTGTCTGTTCACCTGTCTGTGCACCTGTCTGTTCACCTGTCTGTGCACCTGTCTGTTCACCTGTCTGTTCACCTGTCTGTTCACctgtctgttcacctggctgttcacctgtctgttcacctgtctgttcacctgtctgttcacctgtctgttcacctggctgttcacctgtctgttcacctggctgttcacCTGTCTGTGCACCTGTCTGTTCACCTGTCTGTTCACctgtctgttcacctggctgttcacctgtctgttcacctggctgtatATCATTCAAATATGTAATATTCCATTCCTCACATacttatgtatatataatatcctgCTATATATTTTGTTACTGAAAATGTGTAATTCAACATGTGTATTTTTAATGCTATTTGATTTCtattgagatgtttacattttggaatGTTTATTTCTAATCTTTTAATTTGTACAATGCcatcttttatgctgctgcaacccaACATTGGGATAATAAAGTTATCTCTTATCTTTATAGATAATTTGCCTCCTATCTATATTCAGAAGCAGTTTGAATTCAGAGTAatataaattgttttatttttctttattcattGGTAAGTGTATTATTTTTGGAAAATATGTCAATTATGGCCAACATTTTATTATAGATTATTCTAATTGTATAATTCTTTTGTTACCTGTGTGCAGGAGCTCTTCAGATCCTCTTGGTCACGAGGTTCTCTGGGCCCTGGGTGCAGGCTGCAGGAACATCAGCAGCCTGCAGGTGGCGCCAGCTCACCCCTGGTcagcacgcgcacgcacacacacacacacacacacacacacacacagtggctaagtacaataaaacatatttgtttttctttagccAACAGCCCACTCGCTTCGGAAACCGCTGCCTGCAGACGATTGGTCGATGCTGGCCCCGCCTCCAATCCCTCAGTGTGGGCGGAGCCGGCTGTGGGACGCAGGGATTGGTCGCCTTAGGTAAAACAGCACTATTGAGACATTTTATGcatttatattattttttgTCAGTTAGGGTATTTCTTTACAGAGAAAAgactatttgtgtgtgtgtgtgtgtgtgtgtgtgtgtgtgtgtgtgtgtgtgtgtgtgtgtgtgtgtgtgtgtgtgtgtgtgtgtagtgcgtAGCTGTGCTCAGCTCCAGGTGTTGGAGTTGGAGCGTGTTTCCGACCTCGGCCTTCAGGTGGCGACGGCGCTGTGTGAGGCCGGACTGAAGAGTGTACACACACtgatcctcacacacactcctgtcaGCGGCCAGGCCCTTCTACACTTCCacagtgagacacacacacacacacacacacacacacacacacacacacacacacacacacacacacacacacacacacacacacacacacacacacacacacacacacacacacacacacacacacacacacacacacacacacacacacacacacacacacacacacacacacacacggggttAACAGAGCTGGAAATAGTGCATTCTTTGGGGGACTATTTTCAGCGGTTGATTAATCCACATGTATTGGtattctttgtgtgtgtgtgtgtgtgtgtgtgtgtgtgtgtgtgtgtgtgtgtgtgtgtgtgtgtgtgtgtgtgtgtgtgtgtgtgtgtgtgtgtgtgtgtgtgtgtgtgtgtgcaggtgtgtgtgagaACATCAGGTCCATGGGTGTGGAGGTCTCAGTGTCGGATTACTTCGAGGAGCCCGACTCTCAGGAAGCTCAGCATCTGTTCTGGGAGATATTGAACACACTGAAGGTGAGAGGGAGTGAAAAcatcataaataaatatatatatataaatatataaataattagtgaaataaaaatataaataaatcggtaaatatataagtggaaacataaatgaaaataaattaaatgtggtttttttatatatttttttctttcttcaggTTCTCCAGAAACGTCCCGGTCTGTGTGACGTCCTGCAAATTAAAACTGgatgatctcacacacacacacacacacacacacacacacacacacacacacacacacacacacacacacacacacacacacacacacacacacacacacacacacacacacacacacacacacacacacacacacacacacacacacgcatctcCTGGGGACTTAtcataaccataaccaacacatgcctaaccctgactaagtcttcaccctaaaattaatgactccccttatggggacctccaatgtgtccccataagggaggcgagtccccacgtgtggggactcgcctcccttatggggacacattggaggtccccataagggaggcgagtccccacacgtgactgtgtaaacagatgtaggtccccacaagtatagtaatgctaggccacacacacacatttttctaAGTATATTTTGCACTCTAGTAAAACAGCCCTTAGTCTTCCTTTAgcaattttattttttttaaacaaaactcTTGCATTTTTACTCTATTTTTGACAAAACCTGAACCATAGTAAAGCCTTCATTCTGTCCCAAGAAATACAATTAAGTCTTAAACTATTTTTCTTACCAACAAAGCCGAATCTCCCCGTCGTCATCAGCTTTATTCCGCTTTAAATAACAACTTAATTAACCTCTTATTATTAGACGCCAGAGACCGATGAGTACTTCTGAAAGCCATACTCCCCGTTCTGAAGTCATAGAAGCCCTTTATTCCCACCGTACGATGTACTCCAACCTTTATCCTGTAGCTTTACACTAACTATAtgcacaacaacacagatacattTGCACCAAAGACATTCAGATGTTTAGTGTCGTGTGTTTTTCCCCCTCGTGTTCTGAAGGTTCTTCTGCATGAAAACGGTCTGcggtcacaaaccctcaaagtgcaccctgtagcgagtagaaCTCCGACACAGAGAAGACCCGTCTGTGCCCACAACGCCTCGCTGGACATTCTGTTTCCTCCTGGGATCAGTGACGTGCCCAAACCCAACTGGACccatccgcggagccgttacgttacgtgtttgtgtgtgaggatTGGAagcgacacacacactcaatcctcacacacacacacacacacacacacacacacacacacacacacacactctcttttctcagctgcagccccgccaatttctcctccctgagacggcgggatGCGGCGAGGCTGGGAGTCGGTGTGTGagcacaaactcccagccaggctgtgtgtgtgtgttcgggctgggtttcgctgactcgcagacggccactgggctcacaggggggggggggcaggagctccaacaaggcgtgtaggacagagtgaacacacacacgaTACAGAgacgctgtgagaaaccaatgtgagtttggaacattgagcGATGtaattctagtcgacctcaacgatggaactatgatcagtgggAAAGGCCGTGACACGGGAATTTAAAGCTGCTAAGTGTCGTTTAATAATAACTAAATAATAAATGTTCTGTTCCCACTTTGAGATATTTGTGTTGTTATTGAGCCGTCTGATTGTTACTATTACAGACGATATGGAGTCACGGGAGGGCCTTCAGAAACATATATGTGGAAAATTAAAAACAATGGAAGAAGGTGTGGAATCAagagaaataaaaacattaaaaaagaaaactaaATCAAGAAGTAGAACTTGtgaaagtaaagaaaacaagtAATAAGTACATTTAGAAGAtttgaatgtaaaaaaaatataaaGACAAATTAAATCTAAAATTATAATTAAGGATTTGTTTCTATCCATTTTAATATTAAAAAAGAATattcatttaatttattttgcgtATACATTTTCAGAAATAAACACCTTGTTTTCCCTTATACTTTTTACAACATGCTTTTATTATGGCACTTTGTCACTTGTGCCCAttcgcctgtgtgtgtgtgagggtgtatgtgtgtgtgttagtgaggatgtgtgtgtgtgtgtgttaacaaagcacttatatactaataaagggctggcttatctaaagccagttgagtttggataaaagcgtcagctaaatgcaatgtgtgtgtgtgtgtgtgtgtgtgtgagggtgtgtgtgtgtgtgttagtgagggtgtgtgtgttagtgaggatgtgtgtgtgtgtgtgtgtgtgttagtgagggtgtgtgtgtgtgtgttaacaaagcacttatatactaataaagggctggcttatctaaagccagttgagtttggataaaagcgtcagctaaatgcaatgtaatgtaagtgtgtgtgtgtgagggtgtgtgtgtgtgtgttagtgaggatgtgtgtgtgtgtgtgttagtgagggtgtgtgtgtgtgtgtgtgtgtgtgtgtgtgtgtgtgtgtgtgtgtgtgtgtgtgtgtgtgtgtgttagtgagggtgtgtgtgtgttagtgagggtgtgtgtgtgttagtgaggatgtgtgtgtgtgtgtgtgtgtgtgtgtgtgtgtgtgtgtgtgttcgtgaggtgtgttttgggtggtgtggtgtgtgggaGGGGTGTGGTGTTAGTGAgcggtgtgttgtgtgtgtgtgttaggctaGTGGGGTGGTGGTGGTTAGTGAGGGTGTGGGTGTGTTTTTTAGgaaggtggtgtgtgtgtgtgtgtgtagtgaggatgtgtggtgttgtgtgtgtgtgtgtgtgtgtgtgtgtgtgttgtgatgtgtgtgtgtgtgtgtgtgtgtgtgtgttgtgtgtgtgtgtgtgtgtgtgtgtgtgtgtgtgtgttagtgagggtgtgtgtgttagtgagggtgtgtgtgtgttagtgagggtgtgtgtgtgtgttagtgaggatgtgtgtgtgtgtgtgtaataaaaCACGCTGTGATAAACAGATCGAAGGTTCAGAGCAAAGGTCGTGTTAACCCCCGAAAACATCAGCGAGCAGGAGCACGTGTAAACAATGTCTCTGTTCTGACTGCTGGATTAcagggacgtgtgtgtgtgtatatatattctaGCGTGTGTGTGTCATCATGGTTCTGCAAAAACGGACAGTGAGGCCTCGTCACCTTCTGCTGGCGGCCATGTTGGCTCTGCTCCTCTTCTTCAGCTCCTTCTGGCTCCGTGAGTGTCTCCATGGCGGCCATTTTGGCTCCACCTCTGTCAGTTTCTACTTTAcagtggggagggggggggggggagaaactaAAATACTCCTTTTACTTGAGAATTTacaataaatgtttttattttatgacaaattaattcaactttaaattcagtaaaataactgtttttcactctTTTTTATTAATTGTCTTTTGATATTATAATGTCAagtaataaatataattaaataaaacaatgcatttttGGCACAATAAGTATAATTTAGCATTTGTTTCAGATACATTtgactgtttttatttttattttctattgtatttactttttttaaataatttgtaCTTGTTAACAATTTTATTTTCTGATACAATTGTGGGTTTCTTTTAAATAATAACTGTTTTTATTCTATAATTCTGTCTTCAGCTCAGGGTGGAGGCAGAGACTGTGGCAGCGCTGGGCAGCCATGTTTGAAGGAGGTATGGCAAaaggtagacacacacacacccacacacacaaatgttgtTTGATATAAGCATaacatttcaaatttaaatatatatacctgaattaaagaaaacatattttttgaACTCTTTAACTTTTAAAAATACCATTTCATTTAGAAATAAAGAAGAAAATGTGTAAATGCAGTATAAACctggttttctttcaggctgcGCCCCCATTGGTCCCTCCCGAAGCCCCGTCCCTCATTAAGGAGTGTCCCGGCCAATCGTTTCAGGCCAAGATTCTGCTGCAGTATTTAAAGCTCAGCCTGAGCGACGCTGACGACATCCTGCTGGAGCCGTACCTGCAGAGCTGGGATCAGCTGCTCAAGTACACTCAatatatattcatttataaaGGAATTTTACAACCTTTAATTAGTTAAATGCTCTCACAGCACCTGTTTAGCTTATCTTAGCATAAAGAGTAAAAACaggggaaacagctagcctggaTAGGTCCATAAAAAAAGTAAATTCAATTaaaaactcaaataaaagtacttcatttacATCTAATTCAAAAGTGGCTCCTTAAATAATCAAAAAAGAGGATGAAAGGAATATTTCAACATTTCTGTTTGGTGCAAATGTTATGTCTGTATGGCACCtgtttagcttagcttagcatagggTGAAGAAACAGAGTAACTCATCAAAAAGTCAACGACTTATTAATGTAGTAATACAAATCATACATTCGGATTGTGTTGATCCAGATGGAACTAATTTAGTTTAAATATTTGTCATTAAATGTTTATTAGATGTTTCTTATTTTCTGTGATAATAGAAAATCATGAAAAGCAACATTTGCACTCGATTGCTGCTAGGTAGTAAGCAAATTAGCTAGACATGCTAACATTAGCAATACAAATACTCTCTTGTCTCTCTTCAGATTCATGAAATCCCTCGGGACGATGATCAGTTTATTCTCCGGTAAAGTGACAGAGAAAGTTGAAGTGATACAGGAGCTGTCACTCAAACACAGCGCAAAGGATCATGGGAAACGTAGTCCACAAACCCCAGCGTCGTTCGGACTAAAAACAGGGGTGAGTGTTGCAACAATAAAGCTGGAATAAATGATGTTTttatctgattttttttttctttgctcTCCAGGCATATCGTTCGCTCAGATCCATGGTGGAGGCGGAGCTTAAAGAGGGCGTGGTTGACTTTTCCCACCGCTCAGACTCCGGCTGCCGGACGCTTCTTCGACTTCACCGATCGCTGCTCTGGCTGAAACTCATGCTGGAGGGTTTGGCCGAAGGACCGGACACCGACGGACAATTCAAAACACCTGGAGAGTTGTGCAGGTGATGCTAACAGGCTAAAGCTAACAGCTTGTTGTATAGTTCAAAGAGGCTAAAGCTAATAGCTCACCATTTGATTACAACAggctatatattttttatctcataGCACTATACCGACAGGCTAAAGCGAACAGCTCCCAGGTCGGGATGCTATGCTAACAGGCGTAATATAGCAACTGTTGACTGATGACATTATGCTAACAGTTCCCAGCTTATGCTAAAAAGCTAACATTTAAAGCTCCTAACACGTCCCAGGTCATGACATCATGATTTTAAGTGTGTTGTTTTAATctttacattttagcatttaaagtgtctttgagtACCATGAAACCCACTCTATAAACCTgtaaagaaaaggaaaataaaaaaaccgaataaaaaaaaatatatatatatatatatatatagcagatattattcttatattataatttataaaattaaaatgtacAGGATTTAACTGATTCATTACATTATAATAAAGACATTTATTATGTGTTAAAAAACACAGCACagcttattattgttgttatcaTGCTAATAGCCGCTCCATGCTATGATACCAACAGTATACAACTATCACATCCCAGGTCATTACATAATGCTGACACGCTAAGGCTAAcatgatataataataataataataataataataataataaataacatttattaTAGTGCTTTCAAGGAACCCAAGACCGCTTTACATGGtgtgaacaaaaaaaaaattattgacACAATAAGTTTCCTTCCCCTCTCCCCCTCAGAGACGCCGACATCGTGGCCCTGGCCCCCCACCACGCCTAcatcatgctaacatgctaatgctaacacaaTATATTCCCCCCTCAGAGACGCCTACATCGTGGCCCTCGCCCCCCACCACCCCTGGGTGCTGCGTCAGGCGGCAGAGTTTGTGTTCCTCGCCCTGCCGGAGCGACAGTACTTCCTGCAGCTGGTGTGTGTTCAGACCCAGCAGGAGGCCACGCCCGTCCTGCAGATCATCATCAACGCTCTGGAGCTCGTACACACGCAAACGCAGCGAATCCTCGCCCAACACGACATGCTAGAGCtgccctgaacgcaccacgacAGACAAAAATAAACCAGAAACACGTGGGAAAAAAACGACAAATGTGGGAGATTTTCTTCTATTTATTTtggtcacacacacagaatacaaCTAGCTACAGAAGTAACATATGTACGGTAAATATtagtaatatctgaaatgcaaaacatgCATTTTAAGGCACCATGCTGCACTCAGGAACACGTGGGATTTCGAAGTTTTGATTGACGTTTATCACTTTAACTAAACATGCATAGAAATAAGGATAGATGCCTATTTAAACTGTTGTTTTGATACAACATCCGATGTCCCACTTGCCCTGAATGCAACACACATGGTGAGAATATTATACTAACGCTACAAGAAGTAAACATGTAAGAAATGTGACGACTTTAACTGGAGTTTACGGTGAACGTTGCATGAGCTATAAATACAACACACAGAGCTTTAATAGTCTTTAAACTAAAAGTGTTTATACAATGCAACCTGTTTCTTTATTATTAAACTCGCAATAAACTCCTACACTaaaaactttattttatttttttggttTATAGAAAATAGTCGAACATTTGTAGACAGAAAAATGTGTTTCTAAATTCCTAATTTCTCTGTAAAAGCTGGCTATTGGCGAATATCTTTTTAACGTTTAAAAATACCTTTACTCACTTTATCTTGAGTTTTCTTTTACAAAGCATTTATTTTCAAAGTTCAATTGGttttcagtttaaatgctacatGATTTTAAAAAGAAcgtttgtttaaaaaaacactttaaatgtttttttgtctcTAATCTTGAGATTTGGATATTTTCTCTGTTTGACATCATCTTAAAGTGGAACATTAAACGCATCAGCTTGGACTCTGTAAGAGGGACGGACATTTTTCAAAAACTGCTCAGATTGACGTTGGTTCTCAGTATTTAAGGGCACGTTGGGTTCAGGAACCCCTCGTCTTCTTGGTGGTGGCTCTTCATGTGCGTCTTCAGGCAGTGGCTCTGAGTGAAGGCTTTCGTGCAGACGGTGCATTGGTAGGGTCTCTCTCCGTTGTGCGTCCTCATGTGAACGGTCAGGTGTTCCTGCCGTGAACACGCCTTCCCGCAGACACTGCACACAAACAGCTTGATGCCCAGGTGGCCCCTCACGTGATTATTCAGATGCGTCTTGCGTTTAAAGAAGCGTCCGCACTCCTTACACTCGTACGGCGCCTCGTTCGTGTGAGTTCGCATGTGCGATTTTCTATAGCCGTTAGACATGAACCTTTTATCGCAGACGGAGCACGGAAACGGCCGCTCGCCTGAGTGCATATTCAGGTGCATCTTCAAACCGCCGTTGGTCACGAAAGTCTTACAGCAGATGTGGCAGAGGAATGTTTTCTCGCGCACAGTGTGGGTTTTCTTGTGAGATCTCAGAGTTCCCGGGAGTTTGAAACGCTTCCCGCAGATCTCACAGCCGTATCGACGCTCGCCAGAATGCGTGGATTTGTGTCTGGTTAACGATCTCATGTCTAATAACGATTTCCCACAAACGTTG contains:
- the gltpd2a gene encoding ceramide-1-phosphate transfer protein isoform X2 translates to MVLQKRTVRPRHLLLAAMLALLLFFSSFWLPQGGGRDCGSAGQPCLKEAAPPLVPPEAPSLIKECPGQSFQAKILLQYLKLSLSDADDILLEPYLQSWDQLLKFMKSLGTMISLFSGKVTEKVEVIQELSLKHSAKDHGKRSPQTPASFGLKTGAYRSLRSMVEAELKEGVVDFSHRSDSGCRTLLRLHRSLLWLKLMLEGLAEGPDTDGQFKTPGELCRDAYIVALAPHHPWVLRQAAEFVFLALPERQYFLQLVCVQTQQEATPVLQIIINALELVHTQTQRILAQHDMLELP
- the gltpd2a gene encoding ceramide-1-phosphate transfer protein isoform X1, translated to MVLQKRTVRPRHLLLAAMLALLLFFSSFWLPQGGGRDCGSAGQPCLKEVWQKAAPPLVPPEAPSLIKECPGQSFQAKILLQYLKLSLSDADDILLEPYLQSWDQLLKFMKSLGTMISLFSGKVTEKVEVIQELSLKHSAKDHGKRSPQTPASFGLKTGAYRSLRSMVEAELKEGVVDFSHRSDSGCRTLLRLHRSLLWLKLMLEGLAEGPDTDGQFKTPGELCRDAYIVALAPHHPWVLRQAAEFVFLALPERQYFLQLVCVQTQQEATPVLQIIINALELVHTQTQRILAQHDMLELP